Proteins from one Halopseudomonas pelagia genomic window:
- the hpxZ gene encoding oxalurate catabolism protein HpxZ — MTDTGRQTDNSNQLALERLYAVRPAWTRVVTAAEAVGLESQCLLHAGPPFADPSQPSAPILASAALCCMHEGWAEDVGSARAMILDGRVTLRPAQEYDVVTPLAAVVSPGTFLVEVSDLDSGACCWSLLPSGAGPQIRFGTADLAILERLQFRDQALAGVLMPWLQGRSIELIPLAQAGLRAGDDLHAQTAGATNALLQQLLAEHAPQVVTEVIETAPLFFLTLWMAACHLMLKATVGTGATSLVIGLAGNGQEVGVRLSGAPEQWLTRAARRPNGPRLKEVEALAAPMLGDSGVIDAAGFGAQAWGHAQGLRDLMSPWLPEGWATASDAMLGEHPAFNEFSLRIGLDAELAQLQASAPLVALAMLDSQAEHGLLGRGVCLIDPALYTQPGQGVPAVNRANVLAEVNRAVDQYEQALTGNDLAELDRLFWDSPHTLRYGAGEHLYGYAAIAAFRRARADSGQLARHIIERSVTTFGDDFAVANIVFQRPGSTRLGRQTQSWVCVEREWRIVAAHVSWATT, encoded by the coding sequence GTGACCGATACTGGCCGGCAAACTGATAACAGCAACCAGCTCGCACTGGAGCGATTGTACGCAGTGCGGCCAGCCTGGACCCGCGTGGTCACCGCTGCAGAGGCTGTAGGTCTCGAGTCGCAGTGCCTGCTGCATGCCGGCCCGCCGTTTGCCGACCCCTCTCAACCCAGCGCACCTATTCTGGCGTCCGCCGCACTCTGCTGCATGCATGAGGGCTGGGCCGAGGACGTCGGCAGCGCGCGGGCCATGATTCTGGACGGTCGGGTCACGCTGCGTCCGGCTCAGGAGTATGACGTGGTCACCCCGCTGGCGGCGGTAGTCTCGCCCGGCACCTTCCTGGTCGAAGTCTCTGACCTGGATAGCGGTGCCTGTTGCTGGTCGCTGCTACCCAGCGGTGCGGGCCCGCAGATCCGTTTTGGTACTGCGGATCTGGCTATTCTTGAGCGCCTGCAATTTCGCGATCAGGCCCTGGCTGGTGTGTTAATGCCCTGGCTGCAAGGGCGCAGCATCGAGTTGATTCCGCTGGCGCAGGCCGGCTTGCGCGCGGGTGATGACCTGCATGCCCAGACCGCTGGCGCTACCAACGCCTTGCTGCAGCAATTGCTTGCTGAGCATGCGCCGCAAGTCGTAACGGAGGTCATCGAGACTGCGCCGCTGTTTTTCCTGACGCTGTGGATGGCAGCCTGCCATCTGATGCTGAAGGCCACGGTGGGCACAGGTGCCACTTCCCTGGTGATCGGCCTGGCCGGGAACGGCCAGGAGGTCGGCGTGCGCTTGTCCGGCGCGCCTGAGCAGTGGCTGACCCGTGCGGCGAGAAGGCCCAACGGTCCCAGATTGAAAGAGGTTGAAGCCTTGGCGGCGCCCATGTTGGGCGACAGCGGCGTGATAGATGCCGCAGGCTTTGGTGCGCAGGCCTGGGGGCATGCACAGGGCCTGCGGGACCTGATGTCGCCCTGGTTGCCGGAGGGTTGGGCGACCGCATCAGATGCCATGCTTGGCGAGCACCCTGCCTTCAACGAGTTCTCACTGCGCATTGGGTTGGATGCCGAACTGGCGCAGCTGCAGGCGTCTGCGCCGCTGGTTGCGCTGGCGATGCTGGATAGCCAGGCCGAGCACGGGCTGCTCGGCCGCGGGGTCTGCCTGATTGACCCGGCTCTGTACACCCAGCCAGGGCAGGGCGTGCCAGCGGTCAACCGCGCAAACGTACTGGCAGAGGTCAACCGTGCGGTAGATCAGTACGAGCAGGCGCTGACCGGTAACGATCTCGCAGAGCTCGACCGGCTGTTCTGGGATAGCCCGCACACCCTGCGTTATGGCGCCGGAGAACACCTGTATGGCTATGCCGCGATTGCCGCCTTCCGGCGCGCACGCGCCGACAGTGGTCAGTTGGCCAGGCATATCATCGAGCGCTCGGTCACCACCTTTGGTGACGATTTCGCGGTGGCCAATATCGTCTTTCAGCGCCCCGGGAGCACCAGGCTTGGCCGCCAGACGCAAAGCTGGGTATGTGTCGAGCGGGAATGGCGTATCGTTGCCGCACATGTAAGCTGGGCTACAACATGA
- a CDS encoding gamma-glutamyltransferase family protein, which translates to MAFVPNPSRGSKAMAVAPHSLAAQSAMAVMREGGNAVEAMIAAAASIAAVYPHMNSIGGDGFWLISRPGHAPVAIDGCGASALGITLEQYREQGLSSIPFRGGLAANTVAGTLSGWQLAQQWSQEELGGRLPLSRLLGDAIEYARGGISVTRSQSLCTEAKREELQSFAGFADTFLPGGAVPEPGARFTQPRLADTLEQLTRAGIDDFYRGDLARTLATELTAAGSPLRLVDLERHQAQLRKPLVLKHSLGQVYNFPPPTQGLVSLMILGQLDHLLKSDMDPLGAPFVHACVEATKQAFAVRDREITDPAYMSVDPQSLLDSELLAGMAGKIDPQQAAPWGKGMGPADTIWMGVIDEQGVAVSFIQSIYHEFGSGIVLPGSGVNWQNRGCSFSLDPNARNPFTPGRKPFHTLNPAMAHFADGRTMVYGNMGGDGQPQSQSAVFSRIATFGMNPLAAIDAPRWLLGRTWGNTSETLKLESRFPADTVAALKAMGHDVEILDSYDESMGHAGAIVRHPSGLLEGGHDPRSDGAVAGW; encoded by the coding sequence ATGGCATTCGTTCCCAATCCTAGCCGCGGCTCCAAAGCCATGGCTGTAGCACCTCACTCACTTGCCGCGCAAAGTGCCATGGCCGTCATGCGGGAAGGTGGTAACGCCGTGGAGGCAATGATCGCCGCTGCAGCCAGCATTGCTGCGGTATATCCGCACATGAACAGCATCGGCGGCGACGGCTTCTGGCTGATATCCCGCCCTGGCCATGCGCCGGTGGCTATCGATGGTTGCGGCGCTTCTGCGCTGGGTATCACGCTGGAGCAATACCGGGAGCAGGGCTTGAGCAGTATCCCGTTTCGCGGCGGTCTGGCTGCCAACACGGTTGCCGGCACACTGTCTGGCTGGCAGTTGGCGCAGCAGTGGTCGCAGGAAGAGTTGGGTGGGCGCTTGCCGCTCTCCCGTCTGTTGGGCGATGCCATAGAGTATGCGCGCGGCGGCATTTCGGTCACCCGTAGCCAGAGCCTGTGCACAGAGGCCAAACGGGAAGAACTGCAGAGCTTTGCCGGTTTCGCCGATACCTTTTTACCAGGCGGCGCGGTGCCCGAGCCCGGCGCGCGTTTCACCCAGCCACGGCTGGCCGATACCCTTGAACAGCTCACGCGCGCCGGCATTGACGATTTCTACCGTGGTGACCTTGCGCGTACTTTGGCTACCGAGCTGACGGCGGCTGGCAGTCCTTTGCGGCTGGTTGACCTGGAGCGCCATCAGGCGCAGCTGCGCAAGCCGCTGGTGCTGAAGCATTCGCTGGGGCAGGTTTACAACTTCCCACCACCGACCCAGGGGCTGGTGTCGCTGATGATTCTGGGTCAGCTGGATCATCTGCTGAAAAGCGATATGGACCCGTTGGGCGCACCCTTTGTACATGCCTGTGTGGAAGCCACCAAGCAGGCGTTTGCCGTGCGTGATAGGGAGATAACCGATCCCGCCTACATGTCGGTTGATCCGCAGAGTCTGCTGGATTCCGAGCTGCTGGCAGGGATGGCAGGCAAGATTGACCCGCAACAGGCCGCGCCCTGGGGCAAAGGCATGGGGCCGGCCGATACCATCTGGATGGGTGTGATCGACGAGCAGGGTGTTGCGGTCAGCTTTATCCAGAGCATCTACCATGAGTTCGGCAGCGGCATCGTGTTGCCCGGCAGCGGCGTGAACTGGCAGAACCGCGGTTGCAGCTTCTCCCTCGACCCCAACGCGCGCAATCCCTTTACCCCCGGCCGCAAACCCTTCCATACCCTGAATCCGGCGATGGCGCATTTTGCCGATGGCCGCACCATGGTCTACGGCAATATGGGTGGCGACGGTCAGCCGCAATCGCAGAGCGCTGTCTTCAGCCGCATCGCCACCTTCGGCATGAATCCGCTGGCCGCGATTGACGCGCCACGCTGGCTGCTGGGCCGTACCTGGGGCAACACCAGTGAAACGCTCAAGCTGGAATCACGCTTCCCGGCGGACACCGTCGCGGCCCTAAAAGCCATGGGTCATGATGTTGAAATTCTGGATAGTTATGACGAAAGCATGGGGCATGCTGGCGCGATTGTGCGGCATCCCTCCGGGTTGCTCGAAGGCGGGCATGATCCACGCAGTGATGGGGCGGTGGCGGGTTGGTAA
- a CDS encoding amidase, whose translation MTSTTQSELLHFGHHGAFVAEGFGQAPRINTQPGSALRSVRLAVKDVFQVRGMRCGAGNPRWLAEQHVATQTAPAVQWLLQAGAQWIGKTVTDELTYSLAGINAHYGTPRNPTAEQRLPGGSSSGSVVAVAAGYADLALGTDCGGSIRLPASYCGVWGVRPSHGRVSSQGCFTLAHSFDTVGWVAAQADVLSLALEQLVHTQVSQAVPEHARLIVCDDVLRMLDKPVRESFESWLATSGTRVERMPAGTLALEEWADAFRVLQAAEIWQQHGHWVLDARPAFGADVAGRFELASAITPQQVAWATRLRSQAQQHLGALLGVDGYLLMPPVPGPAPRLDAPAEQVQDTRARSQRLLCMAGLAGLPQVVFPWTRIEGAPVGLSLLGPRFADEQVMSLARHLHLSSPFS comes from the coding sequence ATGACTTCGACCACACAGTCAGAATTGCTGCATTTTGGCCATCACGGCGCTTTTGTCGCTGAAGGGTTTGGTCAGGCCCCCAGGATAAATACCCAACCGGGATCTGCACTGCGCTCTGTGCGCCTGGCGGTCAAGGATGTATTTCAGGTCCGCGGCATGCGCTGCGGCGCTGGCAACCCTCGCTGGCTGGCGGAACAACACGTAGCTACGCAGACCGCCCCCGCGGTGCAATGGCTACTGCAGGCTGGCGCTCAATGGATCGGCAAGACGGTCACCGACGAGCTTACCTACAGCCTGGCCGGCATCAACGCGCATTACGGTACGCCGCGTAATCCTACGGCAGAACAGCGCTTGCCGGGTGGCTCGTCATCCGGCTCGGTAGTGGCGGTTGCCGCGGGCTATGCCGATCTTGCACTGGGCACCGACTGTGGCGGCTCCATCAGATTGCCCGCCAGTTATTGCGGCGTGTGGGGTGTGCGCCCCAGCCATGGGCGGGTGTCCTCACAGGGTTGCTTCACGCTGGCACACAGCTTCGATACCGTCGGCTGGGTTGCCGCGCAAGCGGATGTACTCAGCCTGGCTCTGGAACAACTGGTTCATACTCAGGTGTCACAAGCTGTGCCCGAGCATGCGCGGCTGATCGTCTGCGATGATGTTCTGCGCATGCTGGATAAACCAGTACGTGAGTCATTTGAAAGCTGGCTAGCAACCAGTGGTACAAGAGTAGAGCGCATGCCCGCTGGCACGCTGGCGCTGGAAGAGTGGGCCGATGCCTTCCGCGTGCTGCAGGCGGCGGAAATATGGCAGCAGCATGGGCACTGGGTGCTCGATGCCCGCCCTGCTTTCGGCGCCGATGTTGCTGGCCGATTCGAGCTGGCCTCCGCGATCACGCCGCAGCAGGTAGCCTGGGCCACCAGGCTACGCTCTCAGGCTCAGCAGCATCTTGGCGCATTGCTCGGCGTTGATGGTTATCTACTCATGCCGCCCGTGCCGGGGCCTGCGCCCCGCCTTGATGCCCCGGCAGAGCAGGTGCAGGACACCCGCGCGCGTTCCCAGCGCCTGCTGTGCATGGCGGGGTTGGCCGGGTTGCCGCAGGTGGTCTTTCCCTGGACCCGTATCGAGGGAGCGCCAGTTGGATTGTCGCTACTCGGGCCGCGCTTTGCAGACGAACAGGTCATGAGTCTGGCCAGGCATTTACATTTATCATCACCATTCAGTTAA
- a CDS encoding amidohydrolase/deacetylase family metallohydrolase codes for MKTTLLHGGRVIDPANSVDAIQDVLVRDDRIAAVGQLLGTPEAAGAELIDCTGRLVLPGLIDTHGHIYQYVTGRFGLNADMCGVYSGVTTLVDQGGASCITLPGFRNYVINTSHSRVISFISAYLVGGLEGHFYPELYRPECSDVDATVKSALANNDVVKGIKAHAELGGFARWGLDVMKKAARVGEQTGLPLYIHFGQLWPEPESGGRHVDPDSIFPAVLDLLKPGDVLAHPFSRHPGGFVSLDGEIHPLVGEALARGLKVDVGHGSHFSYKMAAKVLEAGVLPDTLGADMHGYNTSVKAPAGVPEEDEHPDEEHLFKGSSRFSLVSAMVSLMALGLKLEQIIPMATSNAAKLLGMSDTLGSLGVGREADITVLSDQSGKWLLRDNEGTEVIAPRMLQPLFCLRAGKRFDATAEILPVPHAL; via the coding sequence ATGAAAACGACTCTTCTGCACGGTGGCCGGGTCATTGACCCCGCCAATTCGGTCGACGCGATTCAGGATGTGCTGGTGCGAGACGACCGCATTGCCGCAGTAGGGCAACTGCTGGGTACGCCCGAGGCGGCAGGCGCGGAACTGATTGATTGCACAGGTCGCCTGGTATTACCCGGGCTGATCGACACCCACGGGCATATCTATCAGTACGTCACCGGGCGGTTCGGTCTGAACGCCGATATGTGTGGGGTTTATTCCGGCGTTACCACGCTGGTGGACCAGGGTGGCGCCAGCTGCATCACGCTGCCGGGCTTTCGCAACTATGTGATCAACACTTCGCACAGCCGGGTCATCTCGTTTATTTCCGCCTACCTGGTTGGCGGCCTGGAAGGGCATTTCTATCCCGAGCTGTATCGGCCTGAATGCTCAGACGTGGACGCCACGGTGAAGTCGGCATTGGCCAACAACGATGTGGTCAAGGGCATCAAGGCGCACGCCGAGCTTGGCGGTTTCGCCCGCTGGGGGCTGGATGTGATGAAAAAAGCCGCCCGCGTCGGTGAGCAGACCGGGCTGCCGCTGTACATTCACTTCGGCCAGCTCTGGCCGGAGCCAGAGTCGGGTGGCCGCCATGTTGACCCGGACAGCATTTTCCCGGCCGTACTGGATCTGCTCAAACCCGGTGATGTGCTTGCGCATCCTTTCAGTCGGCACCCGGGCGGCTTCGTTTCCCTGGATGGCGAGATCCATCCGTTGGTTGGCGAAGCCCTGGCCCGCGGTCTGAAAGTCGATGTGGGACACGGCTCGCATTTCAGCTACAAGATGGCTGCCAAGGTGCTTGAAGCCGGCGTGCTGCCAGACACTCTGGGTGCGGACATGCACGGCTACAACACCTCGGTAAAAGCGCCCGCCGGTGTGCCGGAAGAGGATGAGCACCCGGATGAAGAACATCTGTTCAAGGGCTCGTCGCGCTTCAGCCTGGTGTCGGCGATGGTCAGCCTGATGGCGCTGGGCTTGAAGCTGGAGCAGATCATCCCGATGGCCACCAGCAACGCCGCCAAGCTGTTGGGCATGTCTGACACTCTGGGTTCGCTGGGCGTGGGCCGGGAAGCAGACATTACCGTGCTCTCTGACCAAAGCGGCAAGTGGCTGCTGCGTGACAATGAGGGCACTGAAGTTATCGCGCCACGCATGTTGCAGCCGCTTTTTTGCCTGCGCGCCGGGAAGCGCTTCGATGCTACGGCCGAGATTCTGCCCGTGCCGCACGCGCTCTGA
- a CDS encoding ABC transporter ATP-binding protein, producing MKEVRLENVTKSYDGVTLAIPGISLVCARGEMLALLGPSGCGKSTTLKMIAGIESISDGAIFFDDTDVSDLDTASRNVAMVFEDYALYPHLSVFDNIAFPLSIRGKPKAEITESVERVMKLLGLRDISGEKVQQLSGGAQQRVSIGRALVREPDLIMFDEPLSHLDSDQKVQLRTEIKRLQQTSKLTSVLVTHDQNEAISMADRIAVMDKGVLQQVDTPSAIYNQPANIFVASFIGEPPMNLLDGTLTSCQNPLRIRLAVQCEFAAGEQVMPLLAQRTEGAALVIGIRPEHVLVNPSQAGVNTGMLLLDGRVYAHEPGGDSDVVTVDTGIGRLVAEAPAPLMLAAGDSVQLGLEPSHFHYFCKETGRNLLLEAI from the coding sequence ATGAAAGAAGTCAGGCTGGAGAACGTAACCAAGTCCTATGATGGTGTGACTCTGGCCATCCCCGGTATCAGCCTGGTGTGCGCGCGGGGCGAGATGCTGGCTCTGCTTGGCCCATCCGGCTGCGGCAAATCCACCACGCTGAAGATGATTGCGGGTATCGAATCGATCAGTGATGGAGCCATTTTCTTTGATGATACCGACGTGTCAGATCTGGATACCGCCAGCCGCAATGTGGCTATGGTGTTCGAGGATTACGCGCTGTATCCGCACCTGTCGGTGTTCGACAATATCGCCTTTCCATTGTCCATCCGCGGCAAACCCAAGGCGGAGATTACCGAGAGCGTTGAGCGGGTCATGAAGCTGCTGGGGCTGCGCGACATCAGCGGCGAAAAGGTACAGCAGCTTAGTGGTGGTGCTCAGCAACGTGTGTCCATTGGCCGGGCCCTGGTGCGCGAGCCGGATCTGATCATGTTCGACGAACCCTTGAGCCATCTGGACAGTGATCAGAAGGTGCAACTGCGCACCGAGATCAAGCGCCTGCAGCAGACCTCGAAGCTGACCTCGGTGCTGGTGACCCATGATCAGAACGAAGCGATCTCCATGGCTGACCGTATTGCGGTAATGGACAAGGGCGTATTGCAACAGGTGGATACGCCCAGCGCCATTTACAACCAGCCAGCCAATATCTTTGTCGCCAGTTTTATTGGCGAGCCGCCGATGAACTTGCTCGATGGCACCCTGACCAGTTGCCAGAATCCGCTGCGCATCCGCTTGGCCGTGCAGTGCGAGTTTGCTGCGGGCGAGCAGGTTATGCCCCTGCTCGCTCAGCGCACTGAGGGCGCTGCGCTAGTCATCGGTATTCGCCCTGAGCACGTGCTGGTCAACCCATCACAGGCGGGAGTGAACACGGGCATGCTGCTGCTCGATGGGCGCGTTTATGCCCATGAGCCCGGCGGGGACTCTGACGTGGTGACCGTGGACACCGGTATAGGGCGCCTCGTCGCCGAGGCCCCAGCGCCTTTGATGTTGGCCGCCGGTGACAGCGTTCAGCTGGGCCTTGAACCCAGCCATTTTCATTACTTCTGCAAAGAGACGGGTCGCAACCTGCTGCTGGAGGCAATATGA
- a CDS encoding GMC family oxidoreductase: MAVQNGQVYDFIVCGSGASGGVLASQLAANPQVSVLLVEAGGDERVPEVTDSRLWMQNIGSERDWQFRSEPCAGLNQRTPPLPMGKVLGGGSSVNGLIWARGHRNDFDGWARAADDPDWSYASVLQVYKRIEAWDGPADEARRGTQGPFHVTLPKDPNPVALALREATDALGISAVEDINAEAMEGPGACGIPNVPVLGDSERVSIATAYLRPRMSQSNLTVMFDTCVEQVLLQGRRATGVRLRRQGQMLDVSARYEVVLSLGAINTPKVLMLSGIGDAAQLAQQGIELVQHLPGVGRNFQDHILVAGCCWEYPQPQAPRNNSAEFTFFAKSDAALLTPDLQPVLEECAFGSEITRPQYGLPVDPSLAWTLAPGLVRPHSRGQVLLTGNRFSDPLRIEANFLSDERDVAALLKGIELCREIGNSAPLKPFVKRELMPGPLPSAAMLDFLRNAAGTYFHQTCTAKMGTDELSVVDGRLRVYGIEGLRVADGSIMPEISTGNTMAPCVLIGQRAADMLIADHRLN, encoded by the coding sequence ATGGCTGTACAGAACGGGCAGGTGTACGACTTTATAGTCTGCGGCAGTGGCGCGTCGGGCGGTGTGCTGGCCAGCCAGTTGGCAGCCAATCCACAGGTCAGTGTGTTGCTGGTCGAGGCGGGCGGCGATGAGCGCGTGCCCGAGGTGACCGATTCACGTCTGTGGATGCAGAATATTGGCAGCGAGCGTGACTGGCAGTTTCGCTCCGAGCCATGTGCGGGGCTCAACCAGCGCACTCCACCGCTGCCGATGGGTAAGGTGCTGGGCGGTGGCAGTAGTGTCAACGGGCTTATCTGGGCGCGCGGGCATCGCAACGATTTTGATGGCTGGGCCAGGGCAGCGGATGATCCAGACTGGAGCTATGCCTCCGTACTGCAGGTCTATAAGCGTATCGAGGCGTGGGACGGCCCTGCCGACGAGGCGCGGCGCGGCACCCAGGGCCCTTTTCATGTCACCCTGCCAAAAGACCCCAACCCTGTGGCCTTGGCACTGCGCGAGGCGACTGATGCACTGGGCATCAGCGCCGTCGAGGATATCAATGCTGAAGCCATGGAAGGGCCGGGGGCCTGCGGTATTCCGAATGTGCCTGTACTGGGTGACAGTGAACGGGTATCGATAGCCACGGCCTACCTTCGGCCGCGCATGAGCCAATCCAACCTGACGGTGATGTTCGATACCTGCGTCGAGCAGGTGCTGCTGCAAGGGCGTCGGGCAACCGGGGTGCGTCTGCGGCGCCAGGGTCAGATGTTGGACGTGAGTGCGCGGTATGAGGTTGTGTTGTCCCTCGGCGCGATCAATACCCCCAAGGTGCTGATGCTCTCGGGTATCGGCGATGCCGCGCAGTTAGCTCAGCAGGGTATCGAACTGGTTCAACATTTGCCTGGGGTAGGGCGCAACTTTCAGGATCACATTCTGGTGGCCGGGTGCTGCTGGGAGTATCCGCAGCCACAGGCACCGCGAAACAACTCGGCCGAATTCACCTTCTTTGCCAAGAGTGATGCTGCCCTGCTGACGCCTGATCTGCAGCCAGTGCTGGAGGAGTGTGCTTTTGGTAGCGAGATCACCCGGCCGCAATACGGCTTGCCGGTTGACCCGAGTCTGGCCTGGACGCTGGCGCCGGGTCTGGTGCGGCCGCACAGTCGTGGACAGGTACTGCTGACCGGCAATCGCTTCAGCGATCCGCTGCGGATCGAGGCCAACTTTCTCAGTGATGAGCGAGATGTGGCGGCCCTGCTCAAGGGGATAGAGCTTTGCCGGGAGATTGGTAACTCGGCGCCACTCAAACCTTTTGTAAAGCGCGAACTGATGCCGGGGCCGCTGCCGTCAGCGGCGATGCTGGATTTTCTGCGCAACGCCGCAGGTACCTATTTTCACCAGACCTGCACGGCGAAAATGGGCACCGATGAGCTCTCAGTGGTCGATGGCCGGTTAAGGGTCTACGGCATTGAAGGGCTGCGTGTTGCGGATGGCTCGATCATGCCGGAAATCAGTACCGGTAATACCATGGCCCCCTGCGTCCTGATTGGCCAGCGTGCCGCCGATATGCTCATTGCCGATCATCGTCTGAACTGA
- a CDS encoding aldehyde dehydrogenase family protein, whose product MQNVAEAPHTETVIRPFYINGEWREGSTGEVDNNFNPATGKICAVVAQASANDVDDAIAAAFAARTSWRKVVVSEREAILLKAADIIAARAEEIRDIIIEETGSTLLKAPWEVGYAVECLRAAAAWTRQAHGETFPTCSPGQIGMTIRQPLGVIAGIAPFNSPLLLSMKKVAFALASGNTFILKPSEFAPLTGLILADIFEAAGLPKGVFNVVPGSADNVGKRLVADPRVRMITFTGSERVGKLLAAECGKQMKKVTLELGGKSPLVVLDDANLEYAVDAAAFGIFYHQGQVCMANSRIIVEQGLYQQFCEAFVAKARTVVVGDPRQPDTVVGPLIRPEQCLFIAEQIREAADQGARLLCGGTYEGSYFQPTVLADVTPQMRIYAEESFGPVTSIYPARDFDHAVELANDTHYGLSSAIVTNDLQKAMAFSELSTAGMIHINDTTISDEPHITFGGTGDSGFGREGGRASMDEMTEVKWVTIQTGKREFPF is encoded by the coding sequence ATGCAAAACGTCGCAGAAGCACCCCATACCGAAACGGTTATTCGGCCGTTCTACATCAACGGTGAGTGGCGGGAAGGCAGCACCGGGGAAGTCGACAATAATTTCAACCCGGCTACCGGCAAGATCTGCGCGGTAGTGGCTCAGGCCAGTGCCAATGACGTAGATGACGCTATTGCTGCGGCTTTTGCCGCACGCACCAGTTGGCGCAAAGTGGTCGTCAGTGAACGCGAGGCGATTCTGCTAAAGGCCGCCGACATCATCGCAGCCCGCGCGGAAGAAATTCGCGACATCATTATTGAAGAAACAGGCTCTACCTTGCTGAAGGCGCCGTGGGAAGTCGGCTATGCGGTGGAATGCCTGCGCGCAGCGGCCGCCTGGACCCGCCAGGCCCACGGCGAAACCTTCCCGACCTGCTCGCCTGGGCAGATCGGCATGACCATTCGCCAGCCGCTGGGCGTGATTGCCGGTATCGCGCCATTCAACTCGCCCCTGCTGCTATCAATGAAAAAGGTCGCCTTTGCCCTGGCATCCGGCAACACCTTCATTCTCAAACCCTCCGAGTTCGCCCCACTGACCGGGCTGATTCTGGCGGACATATTTGAAGCAGCCGGGCTGCCCAAGGGCGTGTTTAATGTCGTACCAGGCTCTGCAGACAATGTAGGAAAGCGTCTGGTCGCCGACCCACGAGTACGCATGATTACCTTCACCGGCTCAGAACGTGTCGGCAAGCTGCTGGCCGCCGAGTGTGGCAAACAGATGAAAAAGGTCACCTTGGAGCTGGGCGGCAAAAGCCCGCTGGTGGTACTCGATGATGCCAATCTGGAATACGCCGTGGACGCCGCCGCCTTCGGCATCTTTTACCACCAGGGTCAGGTGTGTATGGCCAACTCGCGGATAATTGTCGAGCAGGGGCTGTACCAGCAATTCTGCGAGGCCTTTGTGGCCAAGGCCCGAACCGTTGTGGTGGGCGACCCACGCCAACCTGATACCGTAGTCGGCCCACTCATCCGCCCGGAGCAGTGCCTGTTTATTGCCGAGCAGATCCGCGAGGCGGCTGATCAGGGCGCCAGGCTGTTGTGTGGCGGCACCTATGAAGGCAGCTACTTTCAGCCAACCGTGTTGGCTGACGTCACCCCACAGATGCGCATATACGCCGAGGAGTCTTTCGGCCCTGTGACCTCGATCTATCCCGCGCGCGATTTTGACCACGCCGTTGAGCTGGCCAATGACACTCACTACGGTCTGTCATCCGCCATCGTCACCAACGATCTGCAAAAGGCCATGGCCTTCTCCGAGTTATCGACCGCCGGGATGATTCACATCAACGATACGACCATCTCCGACGAGCCACATATCACCTTTGGCGGAACTGGTGACAGCGGGTTTGGCCGCGAGGGCGGTCGGGCTTCTATGGATGAAATGACGGAAGTGAAATGGGTGACCATTCAGACTGGCAAGCGCGAATTCCCGTTCTGA